Proteins co-encoded in one Capnocytophaga ochracea DSM 7271 genomic window:
- a CDS encoding porin family protein, with protein sequence MKRTKLFLAVMLFSSIAMLQAQVKPGLEVKIGGNIAGLYYADSSNSDRTFTPGFHTGALFSLNFPTGLALETGLMLNTKGQAYEYKYKDGKEKQISELHYTYGYLEMPFYVGYKLKLRNVKLVWKAGPYVAAALWGNSREEWAYYKKDKLKDYKVTNRHSLSIGNRSSDDLRPFDAGLNLATGVEIKRFTAGIQYGIGFSDVLPNRSESTSNQVFSLSVGYRIF encoded by the coding sequence ATGAAAAGAACAAAACTATTTTTAGCTGTAATGTTATTCAGCAGTATAGCGATGTTACAGGCACAGGTAAAGCCAGGTTTAGAAGTGAAAATAGGAGGCAATATAGCAGGACTTTATTACGCCGATTCTTCTAATAGTGATAGAACTTTTACTCCAGGTTTTCATACGGGGGCGTTGTTCAGTTTGAACTTCCCTACTGGACTCGCTCTTGAAACAGGTTTAATGCTCAACACCAAAGGGCAAGCCTATGAGTATAAATATAAAGACGGCAAAGAAAAACAAATCAGTGAGTTGCATTACACTTATGGTTACTTAGAGATGCCTTTTTATGTAGGCTATAAACTTAAACTCAGGAATGTGAAACTCGTTTGGAAAGCAGGTCCTTATGTAGCAGCAGCTTTATGGGGCAATAGTCGTGAAGAATGGGCTTACTACAAGAAAGATAAGTTAAAGGACTATAAAGTAACCAATCGCCATTCCCTCAGCATAGGTAATCGTTCTTCTGATGATTTACGCCCTTTTGATGCAGGATTAAACTTAGCCACAGGCGTAGAAATCAAACGATTTACAGCAGGTATTCAGTACGGTATTGGTTTCAGCGATGTGCTCCCTAACCGTTCTGAGAGTACCTCAAACCAAGTGTTTAGCCTTTCAGTAGGATATAGAATATTTTAA
- a CDS encoding outer membrane beta-barrel protein — MIKIKLLFAIATFFQAFAQAQITLGMEVKAGVTGAGLYDNTAPNYYTRSVAGVQLGTLISADFPSGIALETGLMYTGKNFAYDFKKYPSESKRKDGTYLREQVFNNHYLEIPFNIAYRLRARKLRFVWKAGPYIATNFAANTRETWEHYKDSLFTHVSKKKYTRHIGSKSTDDVKLFDVGFNIGTGIEVERFTIGIQYGVGLMDILPSNEAEYLKNRVFVFAVGFRIK, encoded by the coding sequence ATGATTAAGATAAAACTACTTTTTGCAATTGCAACATTTTTCCAAGCTTTTGCACAAGCACAAATAACATTGGGTATGGAAGTCAAAGCTGGGGTAACAGGTGCTGGTCTTTATGACAACACTGCTCCTAATTACTACACGAGGAGTGTAGCAGGAGTACAATTAGGCACTTTAATAAGCGCTGATTTCCCAAGTGGAATAGCTCTTGAAACAGGATTGATGTATACGGGTAAGAATTTTGCCTATGATTTCAAAAAATACCCTTCTGAATCTAAACGAAAAGATGGAACCTATTTGCGTGAACAAGTTTTTAACAATCACTATTTAGAAATACCTTTTAATATCGCTTACAGATTGCGAGCTCGCAAGTTGCGCTTTGTGTGGAAAGCAGGACCTTATATAGCAACTAATTTTGCAGCTAATACTCGTGAAACGTGGGAACATTACAAAGATAGTTTGTTTACGCACGTGTCAAAGAAGAAATACACGCGACATATAGGAAGTAAATCTACAGATGATGTAAAGCTTTTTGATGTGGGCTTCAACATAGGAACAGGTATAGAAGTAGAGCGTTTTACAATAGGTATACAATATGGTGTTGGACTAATGGACATATTGCCCAGCAATGAAGCTGAATATTTAAAAAACAGAGTATTTGTATTTGCAGTAGGTTTTAGAATTAAATAA
- the fbp gene encoding class 1 fructose-bisphosphatase, which translates to MKTHLTLGEFIIQNQKDFQHSTGELSRLLSAIKLASKLVNREVNKAGLVEDILGDMGKENIQGEVQKKLDVFANDLFIRALTQRDVVCGIASEENEFFIPITASENSPNSKYVVLIDPLDGSSNADVNVTVGTIFSIYKRITPIGTPVQLEDFLQEGKKQVAAGYVVYGLSTMLVYTTGHGVNGFTLDPSIGTYYLSHPDMRYPKDGNIYSINEGNYVHFPQGVKDYIKYCQALEDDRPYTSRYIGSLVSDFHRNMLKGGIYIYPQGTRTPRGKLRLLYECNPMAFLTEQAGGKASDGYGRIMDIKPTKLHQRVPFFCGSENMVKKVESFMAKYPKDKPEY; encoded by the coding sequence ATGAAAACACATCTTACCTTAGGGGAGTTCATCATTCAAAATCAGAAGGACTTCCAGCATTCAACAGGTGAGCTCTCACGTTTGCTGAGTGCTATCAAATTAGCCTCTAAGTTAGTAAACCGTGAAGTAAATAAAGCGGGACTTGTTGAGGATATTTTAGGCGATATGGGCAAGGAGAATATCCAAGGTGAAGTACAGAAGAAATTAGACGTCTTTGCTAATGATCTCTTTATCCGTGCGCTTACACAGCGCGATGTAGTATGTGGCATAGCTTCCGAAGAAAACGAATTCTTTATACCGATTACGGCTTCTGAAAACAGTCCTAATAGCAAATATGTGGTGCTCATCGACCCACTGGACGGTTCGAGCAACGCCGACGTAAATGTAACGGTGGGTACAATCTTCTCTATCTACAAACGTATAACTCCCATAGGTACACCTGTGCAATTGGAAGATTTCTTGCAAGAAGGCAAGAAGCAAGTGGCAGCAGGATATGTGGTATATGGGCTTTCTACTATGTTAGTCTACACTACAGGACACGGAGTAAACGGTTTTACACTCGACCCTTCTATCGGTACTTATTACCTTTCTCACCCTGATATGAGGTATCCCAAAGATGGTAATATTTATTCGATTAATGAGGGAAATTATGTGCATTTTCCACAAGGAGTAAAAGACTATATCAAATATTGCCAAGCATTAGAGGACGACCGTCCTTATACCTCTCGATATATAGGCTCTTTGGTCTCCGATTTTCACCGCAATATGCTTAAAGGTGGGATTTATATTTACCCGCAGGGTACACGTACGCCACGAGGTAAATTACGCCTGCTTTATGAGTGCAATCCTATGGCTTTTCTTACTGAGCAAGCAGGAGGTAAAGCTTCAGATGGTTATGGACGTATAATGGACATCAAGCCTACAAAGCTACATCAGCGGGTGCCTTTCTTCTGTGGTTCGGAAAATATGGTGAAAAAAGTAGAGTCGTTTATGGCAAAATATCCAAAAGACAAACCTGAATATTAG
- a CDS encoding pyridoxine 5'-phosphate synthase, whose amino-acid sequence MTKLSVNINKIATLRNARGGNIPDLLQVAKDVQQFGAEGITIHPRPDERHIRYQDAFDLLKVVTTEYNIEGNPIPKFIDLVLQVKPTQVTLVPDAEDAITSNAGWDTVKHKSFLTEVVTEFKRNGIRTSLFVDPVEAMVTASATTGADRVELYTERYAREYARGDKTQIAPYIKAALEAQKVGLGLNAGHDLSLDNVKYFKDNIPNLSEVSIGHALICEALYLGLENVIQLYLNKLAD is encoded by the coding sequence ATGACAAAACTAAGTGTAAACATTAATAAGATTGCCACCTTGCGCAATGCACGTGGAGGCAATATCCCCGATTTGTTACAAGTAGCCAAAGATGTACAACAGTTTGGTGCCGAGGGTATCACTATTCACCCTCGCCCCGATGAACGTCATATCCGCTACCAAGATGCCTTCGATTTGCTAAAAGTAGTAACCACCGAGTACAATATTGAGGGCAACCCTATCCCTAAGTTCATCGATTTAGTGTTACAAGTAAAACCTACCCAAGTAACTCTTGTTCCTGATGCCGAAGATGCTATTACCTCTAATGCAGGTTGGGATACCGTTAAACACAAAAGTTTTTTAACTGAAGTAGTAACTGAGTTTAAGCGTAACGGCATTCGCACCTCTCTTTTTGTAGACCCAGTGGAAGCAATGGTAACGGCTTCCGCTACCACAGGAGCTGACCGTGTGGAGCTTTATACTGAGAGGTATGCGCGTGAGTACGCTCGCGGTGATAAAACCCAAATAGCCCCTTATATAAAAGCAGCCTTAGAAGCACAAAAAGTAGGATTAGGACTCAATGCAGGACACGATTTGAGTCTCGACAATGTGAAGTACTTCAAAGATAATATTCCTAATTTATCGGAAGTATCCATAGGGCACGCACTTATTTGTGAAGCACTCTATTTAGGTTTAGAAAATGTAATACAACTCTACCTAAATAAATTGGCAGATTAG
- a CDS encoding NifU family protein has translation MNPEELKQEVIKALDKIRPYLQNDGGDISLVDIEDGKIVKVRLEGTCTNCSVNQLTLKSGVEMTIKEFVPQIEKVISVE, from the coding sequence ATGAACCCAGAAGAACTTAAACAAGAAGTAATAAAAGCTTTAGATAAGATACGTCCCTATTTGCAAAACGATGGGGGAGATATTTCTTTAGTGGATATCGAAGATGGCAAAATCGTAAAAGTGCGATTAGAAGGTACTTGCACTAACTGTTCAGTAAACCAACTCACACTTAAAAGCGGAGTGGAAATGACTATCAAAGAGTTTGTACCTCAAATAGAAAAGGTAATCAGTGTGGAATAA
- a CDS encoding Mrp/NBP35 family ATP-binding protein — protein sequence MIIQKKDVLEALRKITTPGEGKNMVDSGAVQNIVVFGDEVVVDVVINNPSLQAKKRTEVEVMKAIHGEVNEKAKVVVNVKVIAPEVTEIKGKPIPGIQNIIAVASGKGGVGKSTVTANLAAALAKMGFKVGVLDADVYGPSIPMMFDVATERPRSVTIEDKSFIQPIENYGVKILSIGFFTNANQAVIWRGPMAAKALNQLIFEAYWGELDFLLIDLPPGTGDIHLSIMQALPITGAVVVSTPQPVALADARRAVAMFGQENINVPVLGIVENMAYFTPEELPNNKYYIFGKEGAKHLAGELKVPFLGEIPLVQAVREAGDTGQPIALQEDSPQAKAFHSLAQEVVKNVVARNENLPPSEAIKITNMAGCSSK from the coding sequence ATGATTATTCAAAAAAAAGACGTATTAGAAGCGCTCCGCAAGATTACCACTCCTGGTGAAGGAAAAAATATGGTAGATAGCGGTGCTGTACAAAATATAGTAGTTTTCGGTGATGAAGTGGTAGTAGATGTAGTGATAAACAACCCCAGTCTGCAAGCCAAAAAACGCACCGAAGTAGAGGTGATGAAAGCCATTCACGGCGAAGTAAACGAGAAAGCCAAAGTAGTGGTAAATGTAAAAGTAATCGCCCCCGAAGTTACTGAAATCAAAGGGAAACCTATTCCAGGTATTCAGAATATCATAGCCGTTGCCTCAGGCAAAGGAGGCGTAGGAAAGAGTACTGTTACAGCCAACTTAGCGGCAGCACTTGCCAAAATGGGCTTCAAAGTAGGTGTGCTCGATGCCGATGTATATGGTCCCTCTATCCCTATGATGTTCGATGTAGCCACCGAGCGTCCGCGTTCAGTAACCATTGAGGATAAATCGTTTATTCAGCCCATCGAAAACTACGGGGTAAAAATACTCTCAATTGGGTTCTTTACCAATGCCAATCAAGCAGTGATATGGAGAGGTCCTATGGCAGCCAAAGCCCTTAACCAGCTCATTTTCGAGGCTTATTGGGGCGAATTAGATTTTCTCCTCATCGACCTTCCCCCAGGTACAGGCGACATTCACCTGAGCATTATGCAAGCCTTACCTATCACAGGGGCAGTAGTAGTGAGCACTCCACAGCCTGTCGCCCTTGCCGATGCTCGTCGTGCGGTAGCAATGTTCGGACAAGAAAATATCAATGTACCTGTGTTGGGTATCGTAGAAAATATGGCTTACTTTACCCCTGAGGAATTGCCAAACAACAAGTATTATATCTTTGGTAAAGAAGGAGCTAAACACTTGGCAGGAGAACTAAAAGTGCCTTTCTTAGGCGAAATACCCTTAGTACAAGCCGTTCGTGAGGCAGGCGATACAGGGCAACCCATAGCGTTGCAAGAAGACAGTCCACAAGCAAAAGCCTTCCACTCCTTAGCACAAGAAGTGGTGAAGAATGTAGTCGCTCGCAACGAAAACCTCCCACCCTCTGAGGCTATCAAGATTACCAATATGGCAGGATGCAGTAGCAAGTAA
- the msrB gene encoding peptide-methionine (R)-S-oxide reductase MsrB, with product MKTYFFCLMAIAFTTGCANGNSQRTTPLNTNDENSTHQQAEMKKTNKSKSTDIYFAGGCFWGTEHFFKQIRGVLATEVGYANGKLSKAPSYEQVSTGNTGFAETVKVTYNPQLINLNQLLDLYFKIIDPTSLNKQGNDRGTQYRTGIYYVNETEKPLIDKAIATLATQYSKPIVVEVLPLKNFYKAEEYHQAYLDKNPQGYCHISPALFEIARKANPVKQKGFKKPSQADLRKQLTPEQYAVTQESATERPFANAYYNEFREGIYVDITTGEPLFISTDKFESGCGWPSFSKPIDKKLIEEKTDKSHNMTRTEVRSKLGNAHLGHVFNDGPKDKGGLRYCINSASLRFIPKADMEKEGYGKYISLLEKKTKK from the coding sequence ATGAAAACCTATTTTTTTTGCCTTATGGCAATAGCTTTCACAACAGGGTGTGCTAACGGCAATAGCCAAAGAACAACCCCACTTAACACTAACGACGAAAATTCAACTCATCAACAAGCAGAAATGAAAAAAACAAACAAATCAAAATCTACTGATATCTATTTTGCAGGAGGTTGCTTCTGGGGCACCGAACACTTCTTTAAACAAATTCGCGGAGTTCTCGCCACCGAAGTAGGCTATGCTAATGGCAAACTCTCCAAAGCCCCCAGTTACGAACAAGTAAGTACAGGCAATACAGGTTTTGCCGAAACCGTAAAAGTAACCTACAACCCTCAACTCATCAACCTCAACCAACTGCTCGACCTCTATTTCAAAATCATCGACCCCACTTCTCTCAACAAACAAGGCAACGACCGTGGCACCCAATACCGCACAGGTATCTATTACGTAAACGAAACCGAAAAACCGCTTATCGACAAAGCTATTGCCACACTTGCCACACAATACAGTAAACCCATAGTAGTAGAAGTGCTCCCTTTAAAGAATTTTTATAAAGCCGAAGAATATCATCAGGCGTATTTAGATAAGAATCCGCAAGGTTACTGCCATATTTCACCAGCCTTGTTTGAAATAGCCCGCAAAGCCAATCCAGTCAAACAGAAAGGCTTTAAAAAGCCTTCCCAAGCCGACCTTCGTAAGCAACTCACCCCCGAGCAATACGCCGTTACCCAAGAAAGCGCTACCGAGCGCCCATTTGCCAATGCCTATTACAACGAGTTCCGCGAAGGTATTTATGTGGATATTACCACCGGCGAACCCCTCTTTATCTCTACCGATAAGTTCGAATCAGGCTGTGGCTGGCCAAGTTTCTCTAAACCTATTGATAAAAAACTCATAGAAGAAAAAACCGATAAATCTCATAATATGACTCGTACCGAAGTGCGCAGTAAGTTAGGCAACGCACATCTCGGTCACGTTTTTAACGATGGACCTAAGGATAAAGGAGGCTTGCGCTATTGTATCAACAGTGCCTCATTGCGCTTTATCCCCAAAGCCGATATGGAAAAAGAAGGTTATGGCAAATATATATCCCTCTTAGAGAAAAAAACTAAAAAATAA